Genomic window (Nicotiana sylvestris chromosome 7, ASM39365v2, whole genome shotgun sequence):
ATGTTCGCGCTAGAGACACCTGACCAGTAAAATGGTCGTAACTTTccatatacacctccaaatgacgaacggtgtGTTGAGTTGGAAACAagactcaaagggatttaatttgataagttatgcatcacacaactccttatagaactggagatatgattgttcaaagtgaggtcttgtgcgcactcatttacagatTTCGTCTAATATGAAACTTTCCTAACTTggattagacttaggcctctccttagaccccaattcacctctAATATGACGTATACACttcttaacatatccaattgatatccataatatccttaatcctcatttgcatgcaagataaaatatttggcctaccttggcaccacgaaatcttaaattactcaGCAAAtttttttctggggctttacattctcccccgcttaagatcattcgtcctcgaatgaggataaAGTTTCATCCATtagccatccttatgtaacttctgctttttcacattatgaaatatatcttcagccccaaatttggctaactccttaaatttccgagaatttcgccagagtttcctttgtaactaggactatccacctgtcagagggccccagatacatatcctaacagcatatacatgttccatagacataacataacttgttcaATACCAACtatggccgcataggcaacatacATAGTCAAAATGaaatagtttaacatagatcaaatcaaaagataagagtttacaggaaccaaatgcatgaaagctattacataactattcaaacaaatgtgggtacttctttctcatttcttccttgGTTTCCCAAGTGGCTTTCTTaacctgctggttccgccataacaccattacagaggcaatttccttagttctcaatttccggacttgcctatcaagaatggcaactggaatttcttcataagatagttcttcattaacctcaatagcttcaattggcacaataacggacggatctcccactaccttcttcaacatagacacatggaagactggatgtaCCAACGACATCTCAGGTGGTAgttcgagcttgtatgccacttgaccgatcctctgaatgattttgtatggtccgacATATCTCAGACTTAATTTCCCATTCTTCCCAAATTGCATGAttcccttcatgggggaaaccttcaaaaatactcAATCATCTTCTTTaaactccaaatctctacgacgaatgtccgaataagacttttggcgactttgagtagttttcaacctctccttaataactttgactttctccaaggcctgatgcacgaggtccggccctatcaattctgcttctccaacctcgaatcacccaatgggagacctgcatctcctaccatacagtgcctTGAATGGTGCCatttggatactagcatggaagctgttgttgtaagcaaattctatgagtggcaaatggtcatcccaactacctttgaaatcaagagtacaagctcgcaacatgtcctcaagcgtctgaatagtccgctctgcttgcccgtCAGTTTGAGGATGGAAAgctgtgctaagatttacctgagTGCCCAAGCCATGCTGAAATATCTTCCAAAAGTTGgtcgtgaactgagcccctcgatctgaaatgattgagactggagtgccatataacctgactatttctttgatatacaacttggCATATTGTTCCGCTGTGTCGgaagatttaactggcaagaagtacgctgattttgtgagtcggtcaacgatcacccaaattgagtcgaacctgCGTGGAGTGCGCGACAGCCCCACTacaaaatccatattaatcatctcccatttccacattggaatttctatgctttgagtcaatccaccaggtctttgatgttcggccttcacttgctgacagttcggacATCTAGTCACAAAGTCCACCACACCCCTCTTCAtaccgttccaccaataaatttccttgagatcatgatacatttttgtagaacctgggtgcaccgAATACCTGGAATTATGAGCATCCGCCATTACCCTCTCccgaagattatccatatctggaaCACATATCCTACCTTGACATTGTAATACAATATCCCCGCCATCGAGTGAAAAGGCCAAAGTCTTGTTATTCAAAACTGCCTCTTTCATCTATGCCAATGCTGGATCaatgaactgcttttccttgacttCCGCTACCAGTGACGATTCTGCTCCATTACGCACCATAACCTTCCCCTCTTCTGAGGTCGAAATACAAACCCCCATACTGGCTAATTGATAAACCTCCCAAGCCAAAGACCTCTGATCCgctcccaaatgagccaaactaccTATGGACTTCCGACTGAGAGCGTTGGCCACCATAtccgccttccctggatggtataaaatatccatatcataatccttgatcaattctaaccaccaccactgccttaaattcaactccttctgcttgaacaaatattggagactcttgtggtccaaaaacacatccacatggaccccataaagataatgccgccatattttcaaggcaaatacaactgccgcaagctccaaatcatgtgtcggataattcttctcgtgattcttgagttgccttgaAGCATATGCTATAACCTTCCCttgttgcatcaacacacaccccaaACCGACCCTGGAGGTATCACAATAAACCACAAATCCTTCGGTGCCCTCCGGTAAGGTCAATATCGGCGCCGAGGTCAATCTCGACTTCAATTCTTGAAAACTTTTTTCACAAACGtcggaccattggaacttaactgctttctgcgtcaacttagtcaaaggggaggcgagggtagagaatccctccacaaacctccgATAATACCCCGCTAAACCCAAGAAGCTACGAATCTTCGTCGGGGTCGTGGGTCTAGGACAATCTGtaacggaatccaaccaaaattcacattttgaaaatttagcatacaactggtgCTGATAAAGGGTCTTCAGAACTGCCCTGAGGTGATCGGCATGATCCTTCCGACTCCGCGAATAAAcaaggatgtcatcaatgaaaacaatcacaaaggagtctagaaatggcttgaagacccgattcataagatccattaAAGCTGTTGGGGTGTTGGTTAACCCAAAAGACATGACCAAGAATTCAAAGTGACCATAGCGAGTTCTGAAAGCGGTCTTAGGAATATCCTGCtctctgatcttcaattggtgatacccggaccgtagatcaattttggagaagaaccttgcaccttgcaattggtcgaacaaatcatctatccgaggcaaaggatatttattcttgatggtgaccttgttaagcTGCCGATAATTAATACACATCCAGAGCGACCCATCCTTCTTACTGACAAAAAGAACCGGAGCACCCCACGGCGACACACTTGGCCGTATGAACCCCTTTTCTAATAAATCCTTCAGCTTCTCCTTTAACTCCCTTAACTCCGCTGGCGCCATCCTGTATGGTGGAATATATATTGGCTATGTATTTGGAAATACATCAATCccgaaatcaatctccctatctggtGGGATCCCTGGAAGCTCGTCCGGAAACACTTCAAGAAACTCATTCACGACTGGCACGGACTCAGGGGCAAACACTTCTGAAGTGGTGTCTGCCACCCGGACCAAATGGTAGATACACCCCTTCCTAATCATCTTTGAAGCcataaggtaggaaataaacctacctttcggcacCACACAATTTCCCTCTACTCAATAACCGGCTCATTAGGGAACTCAAGCCTCATGACTCTCGTTCGGCAGTCAAGTTTAGCAAAGCACGAATAAAGCTagtccattcccataatcacatcaaaatccaccattccAAGCTCAATAAGATCGGCCGTGGTAGCACGACCACATACCATGACAACACAATTCCTATAAACTCGCACGGCTGTGATAGAATCACCAACCAGAGTTGATACAGAGAATGACTCATGAAGCTGTTCGGGTTCTACCCCAAAACTTGAAGCAATGAATGGGGTGACATAAGACAAAGAGGACCTCggatcaataagagcataacAATCAATGGCCTGAACAGGCAAGATACTCCtgacaacatctggagaagcctctgcaCTCTGGCGACCACTCAAAGCGTAAAATCGACTAGGTCCACTTCTACCACAAGCTCCACCCCTAATTGCACCATGCCCTACTGGAGCTGGAGGGCGCGCGGATGATATAGCAGCTAAAGAACCGGATGGTTGAGCAAATCCCCTACCCGTGACATGTCTGGCTGCATGACAGTCCCGCTGGATATGACCTCTCACCCCACATCTATAACACACCGggatatccaaataacaagcctCCCTATGGAATCTCCCACACTTGGGGCATAGAGCTCCCCCCTACTGCTGTGATCCCCCTCCTAGACGACCGGACTGATGGGGACTCCTGCTATCTGAACCTGGTCTCAAGTGACTACTCTGCTGATAACTGTGCATA
Coding sequences:
- the LOC138873357 gene encoding uncharacterized protein, with the protein product MEGVELASYRLRGAAYSWFEMWEDSRGEKRPPARWDEFVDAFMDHFLPAETMAAHATEFEVLKQGSMSVWEYHMEFVRLSKYAPQLMSTMGDRVRRFVQGLSPLVVKEAATTALHLDMSYGKIVGFAQATEARKLKIRAERESNSRARLVGHSGRPVQRRGPSGSSQSYAQSSVSAPPSMHSYQQSSHLRPGSDSRSPHQSGRLGGGSQQCGVRGHIQRDCHAARHVTGRGFAQPSGSLAAISSARPPAPVGHGAIRGGACGRSGPSRFYALSGRQSAEASPDVVRSILPVQAIDCYALIDPRSSLSYVTPFIASSFGVEPEQLHESFSVSTLVGDSITAVRVYRNCVVMVCGRATTADLIELGMVDFDVIMGMD